The Thomasclavelia ramosa DSM 1402 genome includes a region encoding these proteins:
- a CDS encoding folate family ECF transporter S component, translated as MIQIICGIILVLIGIFVFWKFPIKSDTKSLTLAALFIVLAAILKRLSIMIPLFGFESLKISIEVIPMLLAGIILAPGYCYIIGLAVDLVGLIVTPTGFPFLGFTLSAVLQCLIPSIVVATIKENYMNYLEKAIQVILIFLGIGACFYVFSLDQVVISKNVVDITLNFKIIISVVCIVMISVLFTVMRYYKKKLNDQEYHLFNLWLISVVLVEMVITFMLTPYWLQVMYGIPFTLSLFIRVIKECIMIPVDIILGYSVLRVLKRL; from the coding sequence ATGATTCAAATTATTTGCGGAATTATTTTAGTTTTAATTGGAATTTTTGTATTTTGGAAATTTCCAATTAAGAGTGATACTAAATCACTCACATTAGCAGCTTTATTTATTGTTTTAGCCGCTATTTTAAAAAGGTTATCGATTATGATACCTTTGTTTGGTTTTGAGAGTCTAAAAATCTCAATTGAAGTAATCCCAATGCTTTTAGCAGGGATAATACTTGCACCAGGATATTGTTATATAATTGGTCTTGCTGTTGATTTAGTTGGATTAATTGTGACACCAACGGGATTTCCTTTTTTAGGATTTACTTTGAGTGCGGTATTACAATGTTTGATTCCATCCATTGTAGTTGCCACGATTAAAGAAAATTATATGAATTATTTAGAAAAGGCAATCCAAGTAATTTTAATTTTTTTAGGAATAGGGGCTTGCTTTTATGTATTTAGTTTAGATCAAGTAGTTATTTCTAAGAATGTTGTAGACATTACACTTAATTTTAAAATAATAATTAGTGTGGTTTGTATTGTGATGATAAGTGTCTTGTTTACTGTTATGCGTTATTATAAAAAGAAATTAAATGATCAGGAATATCATTTGTTTAATCTGTGGTTGATTTCGGTAGTATTAGTTGAAATGGTAATTACATTTATGTTAACGCCTTATTGGTTACAAGTTATGTATGGAATTCCATTTACATTATCGTTATTTATCCGAGTCATTAAAGAATGTATCATGATTCCAGTAGATATCATTTTAGGATATAGTGTTTTAAGAGTGTTAAAACGCCTATAA